In Hyperolius riggenbachi isolate aHypRig1 chromosome 10, aHypRig1.pri, whole genome shotgun sequence, a genomic segment contains:
- the LOC137535079 gene encoding zinc finger protein 665-like, with protein MDPITETHQRCTGPLYSCDCLQEDPTISHCYQVGELIYVSALGKEEEEETYVRSDQQAMEKRDMMRTIKEEAEETHVRSDQQTMEEGFMMRTTKEEEEETHVRSDQQTMEEGDMMRTRKEEEEEKYVRSDQQCMEGGTMMRTFNKEEHSYARNDLQYMETGDMIRSSKEKEEMYVRSDQQTMEEGDMIRTSKEEEETYVRSDQQAMEKRDMMRTIKEEAEETYVRSDQQAMEEGDLMRTIKEEEEETYVRNDQQTIEEGDMMRTIKEEEEETYVRNDQQTMEGGDMIRTLKEEEEETYVRSDQQTIEEGDVIRTIKEEEQDTYLRSDQQCMEGDDMMKTIKEEEEETYVRNDQQAIQEGDKLGTNKEEDAITEGRTGRGPGIRTLSETRLSVSTDCTMDDDVIGRESPADTLVTPNIPPDSPHLSNPGVSHTQQSSPLAGGSHSCSTCGKCFIQKSHLVRHERSHMCKKPYSCAECGKRFGDNENLVRHERSHTGEKPYSCAECGKCFRQKSHLVSHERSHMYKKPYSCAECGKRFRDKGNLVIHERSHTGEKPYACAECGKCFVQKSNLAIHERSHTGEKPYSCSECGELFVYKVDLAIHERSHSGEKLYLCAECGKCFVQKTRLVIHERSHTGEKPFSCAECGKCFRQKSQLVSHERTHTAKKSYSCAECGKCFVQKSHLVGHERTHTAKKSYSCAECGKSFAQKSNLIVHERSHTGEKPFSCAECGKCFNSKAHLVAHEKTHTGEKPYSCAECGNQFTAKGSLVSHERTHTGEKPYSCAECGKCFGHKSHLVSHQKTHTGEKPYSCSECGKCFGAKRNLVSHQRLHTGEKPYPCAECGKCFALKADLVKHERTHTGEKPYSCAECGKCFGAKGNLVYHERVHTGEKPYSCAECGKCFALKAYLVYHERIHTGEKPYSCAECGKGFAQKSALTIHERAHTGEK; from the exons atggatccaataacagaaacccaccagagatgtacaggtcctctttattcctgtgATTGTCTACAGGAAGATCCCACCATCTCCCACTGTTATCAG GTTGGAGAACTGATATATGTAAGTGCTCtgggtaaagaggaagaagaagagacgtatgtgaggagtgatcagcaggctATGGAGAagcgtgacatgatgaggacaattaaagaggaagcagaagagacacatgtgaggagtgatcagcagactatggaggagggtTTTATGATGAGGACaactaaagaggaagaagaagagacacatgtgaggagtgatcagcagactatggaggagggtgacatgatgaggacacgtaaagaggaagaagaagagaagtatgtgaggagtgatcagcagtgcaTGGAGGGGGGAACTATGATGAGGACATTTAATAAGGAAGAACATTCATATGCGAGGAATGATCTGCAATATATGGAGACGGGTGACATGATTAGGTCAAGTAAAGagaaagaagagatgtatgtgaggagtgatcagcagaccatggaggagggtgacatgattaggacaagtaaagaggaagaagagacgtatgtgaggagtgatcagcaggctATGGAGAagcgtgacatgatgaggacaattaaagaagaagcagaagagacctatgtgaggagtgatcagcaggctatggaggagggtgacctgatgaggacaattaaagaggaagaagaggagacgtatgtgagaaATGATCAACAGACTATAGAAGAGGGGgatatgatgaggacaattaaagaggaagaagaagagacgtatgtaaggaatgatcagcagactatggaggGGGGTGACATGATTAGGACactgaaagaggaagaagaagagacctatgtgaggagtgatcaacagACTATTGAGGAGGGTGATGTAattaggacaattaaagaggaagaacaaGATACATatttgaggagtgatcagcaatgTATGGAAGGGGATGACATGATGAAGaccattaaagaggaagaagaagagacgtatgtgaggaatgatcagcagGCTATACAGGAGGGTGACAAGTtggggacaaataaagaggaGGACGCTAttacagagggcagaacag ggcggggtcccggcatcaggaccctctcagagactcgcctctctgtatccacagactgtacaatggatgatgatgtcattggacgagagtctcctgcagataccctggttaccccaaatattcccccagactcccctcacctgtctaatccTGGGGTGTCTCATACCCAGCAGAGCTCTCCCCTtgctggagggtctcattcctgttccacctgtgggaaatgtttcattcagaagtcacatcttgtcagacacgagagatctcacatgtgtaagaagccctattcatgtgctgagtgtgggaaacgtttcgGAGATAATGAAAACCTTGTCAGACacgaaagatctcacactggtgagaagccatattcatgtgctgagtgtgggaaatgttttagacagaagtcacatcttgtcagtcatgagagatctcacatgtataagaagccctattcatgtgctgagtgtgggaaacgttttagAGATAAAGGaaatcttgtcatacatgagagatctcacacgggtgagaagccctatgcatgtgctgagtgtgggaaatgttttgttcagaaatcaaACCTTGCtatccatgagagatctcacactggtgagaagccctattcatgtagtGAGTGTGGGGAATTGTTTGTATATAAAGTAGACCTtgccatacatgagagatctcactccggtgagaagctatatctatgtgctgagtgtgggaaatgttttgtacagaaaacaAGGttggtcatacatgagagatctcacactggtgagaagcccttctcatgtgctgagtgtgggaaatgttttaggcaAAAATCACAACTTGTctcacatgagagaactcacactgccaAGAAATCGTATTCAtgcgctgagtgtgggaaatgttttgttcagaaatcacaccttgttggacatgagagaactcacactgccaAGAAATCatattcgtgtgctgagtgtggtaaaAGTTTTGCTCAGAAATCAAACCTTAtagtacatgagagatctcacactggtgagaagcccttttcatgtgctgagtgtgggaaatgttttaacagTAAAGCACACCTTGTCGCACATGAGAAAACTCACACTGGCGAgaaaccatattcatgtgctgagtgcggGAACCAATTTACAGCTAAAGGAagccttgtcagtcatgagagaactcatactggtgagaaaccatattcatgtgctgagtgtgggaaatgttttgggcataaatcacACCTTGTCTCACATCagaaaactcacactggtgagaaaccgtattcatgctcggagtgtgggaaatgttttggagctaAACGAAACCTTGTCTCTCATCAGAgacttcacactggtgagaaaccatatccgtgtgctgagtgtgggaaatgttttgcacttaaagcagaccttgtcaaacatgagagaactcacacgggtgagaaaccgtattcatgcgctgagtgtgggaaatgttttggagctaaaggaaaccttgtctatcatgagagagttcacactggcgagaaaccatattcatgtgctgagtgtgggaaatgttttgcacttaAAGCATACCTTGTCTATcatgagagaattcacactggtgagaaaccatattcatgtgctgagtgtgggaaaggttttgcacagaaatcagctCTTACCATACATGAGAGagctcatactggtgagaagtaa